The region CTGGATCCTCAATGCGACTCTTCTCAGGACAGCTTGAGCAACCGCTGCTGCCCACGTCACAGAACCAGCCATCAGCGTCACGAGTCACCTGACTTCCGTCATCTCAGAGACGTCAAGAAGTAAGCCATAGAAGACACCCTCTGGAGTCGGTCTCTCCAGAATTGGGGGCACACTGCAACACAGGGTGAGGGGAGCTTGCCCTGCAGCTGCCTGTGCTGTACCTAGTGTGTACATACGTACAGGCCTTCGCTCTGCAAGGCCTTCTGATGTCTTCCATTGAGGCTCACATCATTTCAAGAGATTTAACAATCAAATCAGCAGCAGCATGTTTGGCTGTCTAGGCTAGCTGGCTCTGTGTGCATTTACTGTGCTGGATATACACAATAATAACCCACGTGGTGCTCGTAGCCACCAGGGAAGAGGGAATAGCAGACAACAATCTCACAGTAGGGGAGAAGAAAACCCGCCAGCATGTCAGGGCtgtcctctccttccttcctcacTGTGAAAAATGGGTCCCTGCTACAGCTGTGTGGAGAACAGAAATTATATTTCGTGGAGTATTCTGAGACTgtcaaatttgttttcattccaattagGGCTCAGCCCTACCCACTTAAACGTTCTCTGCTAAAGAAAACTCAGGGGGGGGAGAAAATAATTTAGTCCAAAGCAAAATGTTTGGTCTGGAGTTTGACTTTATTTTAGATGGCTAATGAAACACACACGAAACAAACCATAAATCGAttttttgaaagggaaaaaaccaaaaaggCCACTGAATCCCCCAAAGCGTGGAAACACCCTGTTGTGCCGGGGGCAGAGCGTCCCCGGCCCCGAAAGGCCGGCacggggagcccagggctccgAGGGGGGCAGACTGGCGtgggccaggggctgccccaAGGCTGGGCGAGCCGTCCACGGGGTGCCAGGCCCCGGCCCCTCAGATCCTAGCCCCGCACAGCGGGCAGCTCGGGGGCGGGCGACTGCAAAGGGCGTTGGGGCAAACAGCGGCGCCCCTCAACCCCAAGCCACTGACCTGCCCTGGGACCAGCCCCCCGCGCCAGGCCGGGCCGCCCCGGGCTACTGGGGACGGGGGGCCCTGAGGGGCGGGGCCTGCCCGGCTCACGCAGCCCGGCAGAGAAcgggacccaggagtccagggCGAGAGGCGCGAGACACGCCCGGCCCGGGGGCGGGAGAGCGGGGCCCAGGGGAgagcggcccggcccggcccctcctTACCCAGGTTCTGTCTCCGCAGCACGACGTAGGGCCGGCTCCGCTCCGCGGGCCCCGccgcccagcccggccccgccaGCGCCAGCAGCAGGgcgagcccccagcccggccgcgCCCGCCGCCGCAGCATCCTCCCGGCGCTCGCCGCCTCCGGCCCGGCGCGGGGAAGCGGGGCCGCGGGGCGGGGCGCTGGCCTGCCTGGTCcgctctgccctggctccccctcccgggcttccctccccctcctctctcttcctcatccccctccatcttccttccttcctcctccctcatcctccctccatcttcctcccttccttcctcttcctcatccccctcacttccttctctcttccccttcctcatcctccctccatcgtccttccttcccccttcctcctaccccctccatcttccttccttcctcctcatcccTCTTCTCATCCCCCTTTCTTCCTCATCCCCCCTccatcttccttccttcctcctcatcccttccccctccatcttccccttcctcccttcccccttcctcatcccccctccatcttcctcctttccccctccctcatccccccttccatcccctctccatcttccttcctcctccttcctcctcccttcccctttcccttcctcctcccccctccatcttccttcccccttcctcctccttcatcctcccttccccttcctcatcCCCCCTCCATCTTCCCCTtctccatcccccctccatcTTCCTtagaatcatcgaatatcagagttggaagggacctcaggaggtcgtcttgtccaaccccctgctcaaagcaggaccgatccccaattaaatcatcccagccagggctttgtcaagcctgaccttaaaaacttctaaggaaggagattccaccacctccctaggtaacacattccagtgcttcaccaccctcctagtgaaaaagtttttcctaatatccaacctaaacctcccccactgcaacttgagaccattactccttgttctgtcatctgctaccattgagaacagtctagatccatcctctttggaaccccctttcaggtagttgaaagcagctatcaaatcccccctcattcttctcttctgcagactaaacaatcccagttccctcagcctctccttataagtcatgtgttccagtcccctaatcaattttgttgccctccgctggacgctttccaatttttccacatccttcttgtagtgtggggcccaaaactggacacactactccagatgaggcctcaccagtgtcgaatagaggggaacgatcacgtcccttgatctgctggcaatgcccctactttatacatcccaaaatgccattggccttcttggcaacaagggcacactgttgactcatatccagcttctcgtccactgtaacccctaggtccttcctcatacccccttccctctccctcttccttcctttcccattcctccttctccctcttccttcctcattccccttccctctcccttccttccttcccatcgcccttccctctcccttccttccacaatttccttccttccttccccctcccttttccttCCTCATCCCCCTTctatcttccttccttcccccttcccctgccctctcccttccttccttccttcctcattccctttctttctttctttctttctttctttctttcttcccattTCCCTAGTGTTCATCTCTCTCACTCTCCTTCTGATCAACCAGACTTCAGGCTGTGTGTGGCTCATTGCTGTTGGTTGCAGGTCATTATTCTAAGCACGCTCTATTAGTCTATTATTTCACAGGGCCTCTACATGCGCTAGCACACGCTGCTCTGGTAAGTCACACCCTGTTGTTTCTGACCCTAGATTGGAAGCGAGCGCGAGTAGTTGCCTCCTGCCTATGGTGAGCTCCATTTCTGTCAGTATTGGCATGTGTGGCTGTGGCCTCCTCTCCCTGTGACTGTTTTGCCAGTAAAATGCACTGGCTTAAAGGTCCATGGGGAACAAGTGCAAAAAGGACACAAATGCAGCTGaagcaaattaattaaaaaatccaAATGCATATTCCTAGCATTGTTTCTTGCATTACTTGCCCAGCTCTGGTAAAAGTCAGTTGGTTGTAAGGAGACAGCATTATACAGATAAACTGGG is a window of Natator depressus isolate rNatDep1 chromosome 15, rNatDep2.hap1, whole genome shotgun sequence DNA encoding:
- the C15H12orf76 gene encoding uncharacterized protein C12orf76 homolog, coding for MLRRRARPGWGLALLLALAGPGWAAGPAERSRPYVVLRRQNLVLMGSIFSILLITMILMAVCVYKPIRRR